From the Argentina anserina chromosome 3, drPotAnse1.1, whole genome shotgun sequence genome, the window TTCTTTTGGATCCCTTCCTTGATCAGCAGAGTCCTTATGTGTTGGTGTCTTAAATGGGATAACATAGGGAATAGTAGTCCTATTAACCTCAGCAAGCCGATCCCTTCCTTCCCTCAAAGGTACTACATCTTCTTTTCCTATGTATTGCTCTCCTCTCTCCCGATGTCTTTTTGGCTCGACTTCACCCtcgtcttcttcctcttcttctagCTCAGCTTCGGACTCGGGTATTGGAGCCAGTGACTTTCCTCAAGCAGAAAAAATAACTTCTTACTCACAGCCAGGAAATTGACAAGTGCAAATTATGATTTCAGCACCTGCTGCACTGCtactggtgatgatgatgttcaTAATTGTAAATTTATTGCAATGATGATGTCCACAATTGCAAACATGAGGGACacaaagatgatgatgatgatgaaaattCTATGTCAAATACAAATGAACAGAAACctgaagttgttggaaaagTTGGGCCAAATGCAAACTATTCCATGAAAAATTAGAGGTCACCGAAATTATGCATTTTTTCTTAGATGGATCCTAATCTTCATTTATTGGAGCGTAAGTAACGTGGAAATCTTCTGCtgattaatgaaaatttgGCAGAATGAAAAAGAGATCATACCACTTGCGTCCTTAAACGAGCTTCAAGGTTTTGATACACTTCAGATGATGGATTTAACTCTATGAGCCTATTAACATCAAAGAGTGCTGACCGGTACTCCTTCAGTGTCACCAGTGTCTGAGCCCGCAACATCAATGCTCCAGTGTGATTGTAATCAAGCTCAAGCACTGAGGTACATTCCTCTGCAGCCTAAGATGATCAGAGCGAAGCCATGTAAGAAACCAATCAACAGAAAAGACCAGACACCAGGCAGGACAAGACGCTATCTTTTGTAGGGCACTGGTTTCATTTTCCTCAAAACTTGAAATTGAGCAACTACCATCACTTTTTTCTACccaaaatcacaaaatgtaATCATTAGCAGACAAAAAGATGCAAACTTTAGCAACTAGTCGATATGGGGATtgtgaaaagagaaagaaaggagGGACCTTTTGGAAATGGTGGAGTTTGAGGAAGCAAGCGGCTCTGTTGCTGTGGAGAGCAATCTTCTGGGGGTTGGTCTTGGCCATGGATAGGGCCTCCGTGTAGAAACCCAGAGCCTCCTCGTACTTGCCTTCACGGTACATCTGGTGGGCCCTCTCGATCTTGTTCGCCGGCGCCGATGCCATCCGACCAATCTCCGCCGGAGTTTGAGGGCCGACTGGTTTGGGATTTTCTCCAAGCTGTGACAGCTCTCTcagtttttaaatgattttgtaaATTATTGAAAACGATTTCGTCGTTTTATTTTGGGgtttctttttggttttgtgGGTGGCCGCACGTGACTGCCGACGTGTTCGTCGTCAACCAAATACGAACAACCCCGCCAATAGTTGTACCGAGTACGATGTCAGTATGGATTGCtcgattttgaatttgaaacaagtCTGACAACAAATCTTAATGTAAAGTTTTGAACCACAAAAATGTTCTCCTTGCAAGCTCTCTTCTGATTTAGAATATTATTATTGCACTTTATATCAAACTATGAATGAATGGATTTAAGACGATAATGGGATGAAACTAGACATTTAATTTTGGTTTAGGACGTTATTAATGAGACTTTGTATCGTCACATTATCTGTATGAGTTTGTGATATTTTGGGATTCACATATGTTAGTTTGGTATGAAAATAAATTAGTTGTGCAAACATATGAATAGCTTAAGTAACAAATATGGTTGTCGTGCAACAAAAAACTTCGATGAGATTTCTATGAaacaagaataataacaaaacaaaattatatttaaaatcGTTTGAAACAACCCCTAactaaataaattaaagataAATATTGTCCTAGGGGAAATAAGTGTTACCcattcaataatgaataaTCCTTCCGAACAAAAATGTAATCAAGGTCTTCTTATGATATTTAAAGCTGGAAGTAAACTCGAGTCAATTTGACTCCCGTTTGGCTCTTTTTTAGCTCGTTCGGTTCGAGATCGTAAAGTTAAATGAGCCTAGTTTGATCTCAATATTAAGCCAAACCTTAAAAATGAGCCGAGTTTGAACAATAAG encodes:
- the LOC126787966 gene encoding uncharacterized protein LOC126787966, producing MASAPANKIERAHQMYREGKYEEALGFYTEALSMAKTNPQKIALHSNRAACFLKLHHFQKAAEECTSVLELDYNHTGALMLRAQTLVTLKEYRSALFDVNRLIELNPSSEVYQNLEARLRTQVSLAPIPESEAELEEEEEDEGEVEPKRHRERGEQYIGKEDVVPLREGRDRLAEVNRTTIPYVIPFKTPTHKDSADQGRDPKENSVKTTSLAKDATPEKVSPEKEKGWQAIPKPKGHSSLDYGRWDSVEDDSSEDDDDDDEEDSQPQYRFRVKTVGVRPVK